A genomic stretch from Cyprinus carpio isolate SPL01 chromosome A12, ASM1834038v1, whole genome shotgun sequence includes:
- the LOC122147116 gene encoding leucine-rich repeat-containing protein 20-like, translating into MAQAVANVARRINSTVEEQKKSSDLSDCGLVSFPDGVFKMIRSCTDNIQKISLANNQIKALSNKFFLTFTQLREVNLQGNVLTTLPEAIANMQHLISIDLSRNKLRVFPEHLMDVSSLQHISVEGNQITELPMEKLCLMPALKSLDVRSNPLTPEATSFPHHFTLLT; encoded by the exons ATGGCGCAGGCCGTGGCCAACGTGGCCCGGAGGATCAACAGCACCGTGGAGGAGCAGAAAAAAT CCTCAGATCTGTCCGACTGTGGCCTCGTTAGTTTCCCTGACGGTGTCTTCAAAATGATCCGCAGCTGCACAGACAACATCCAGAAAATCTCTCTGGCCAACAACCAGATCAAAGCCTTGAGCAACAAGTTCTTCCTCACGTTTACTCAGTTAAGAG AGGTGAATCTGCAGGGGAACGTCCTCACAACGCTGCCGGAGGCGATCGCAAACATGCAGCACTTGATCAGCATCGATCTCTCCAGAAACAAGCTGAGGGTTTTCCCTGAGCACCTGATGGATGTGAGCAGCCTCCAGCACATCAGCGTGGAGGGGAACCAGATCACAG agctgCCGATGGAGAAGCTGTGTCTGATGCCTGCTCTGAAGAGTCTGGATGTGCGCAGTAACCCGCTGACGCCGGAGGCCACGTCTTTCCCGCATCACTTCACTCTCCTGACGTAA